From a region of the Sporosarcina ureilytica genome:
- the mnmA gene encoding tRNA 2-thiouridine(34) synthase MnmA codes for MTIKKAPSETRVVIGMSGGVDSSVAALLLKEQGYDVIGIFMKNWDDTDEFGVCTATEDYEDVIAVCNEIGIPYYAVNFEQQYWDKVFTYFLEEYKAGRTPNPDVMCNKEIKFNAFLDHAMSLGADYLATGHYAQVVDTEDGVAMLRGKDESKDQSYFLNQLTQEMLEKVMFPLGHLDKSEVREIAIKAGLTTAKKKDSTGICFIGERNFKEFLGQYLPAQPGDMQTMTGETVGKHDGLMYYTIGQRHGLGIGGAGEPWFVLGKDLKNNVLLVGQGFHHDALYSDSLTAVDMNLATPRKLPKRFTCTAKFRYRQPDTKVTVELTGEHTANVIFEKPVRAITPGQAVVFYDGEECLGGGTIDTVIKNGVKLDYVG; via the coding sequence ATGACAATAAAAAAAGCACCATCTGAAACACGCGTCGTCATTGGCATGTCTGGTGGCGTCGATTCGTCTGTAGCTGCCCTTTTATTAAAAGAGCAAGGCTATGACGTCATCGGAATTTTTATGAAAAACTGGGATGACACAGACGAATTCGGTGTTTGTACAGCAACAGAAGATTATGAGGATGTCATTGCTGTTTGTAATGAAATTGGCATCCCCTATTATGCCGTTAATTTTGAACAACAATATTGGGATAAAGTGTTTACGTACTTTTTAGAAGAATATAAAGCTGGCCGCACACCAAACCCAGATGTTATGTGTAATAAAGAAATTAAGTTTAACGCATTTTTAGACCATGCGATGAGTCTTGGTGCCGATTATTTAGCGACAGGACACTATGCACAAGTCGTCGACACAGAGGACGGCGTAGCGATGTTGCGTGGTAAAGATGAAAGTAAAGATCAAAGCTATTTCTTGAACCAATTGACACAGGAAATGCTTGAAAAAGTAATGTTCCCACTCGGGCATTTAGATAAAAGTGAAGTTCGTGAAATTGCAATTAAAGCAGGCCTTACTACGGCCAAGAAAAAGGATTCTACAGGCATTTGCTTTATTGGAGAAAGAAACTTTAAAGAATTCTTAGGCCAATATTTACCAGCGCAACCAGGAGATATGCAAACGATGACGGGGGAAACAGTAGGTAAGCATGATGGACTGATGTATTATACAATTGGTCAACGTCACGGTCTTGGCATTGGCGGAGCAGGTGAACCTTGGTTTGTATTAGGGAAAGATTTGAAAAACAATGTCCTGCTCGTCGGGCAAGGTTTTCATCATGATGCATTATACTCAGATAGTTTGACAGCAGTCGATATGAATCTCGCAACGCCGAGAAAATTACCGAAACGCTTTACATGTACAGCGAAGTTTAGATATCGCCAACCGGATACGAAAGTAACTGTAGAACTAACTGGAGAACATACAGCGAATGTGATATTTGAAAAACCAGTACGTGCGATTACACCAGGACAAGCGGTTGTTTTCTATGACGGCGAAGAATGTCTAGGTGGCGGAACGATTGATACGGTCATTAAAAATGGCGTCAAATTGGATTATGTAGGGTAA
- a CDS encoding cysteine desulfurase family protein, whose amino-acid sequence MKTIYLDHAATTPVHPLVTEKYTELLNAVFGNPSSIHRYGREARKWLADARKIMAQSIHAKPAEIIFTSGGTEADNMAILGAVNAMKAKGNHIITTNIEHHAVLNTCKQLQIDGFDVTFLEADANGQIHVEQVAEALTDETILVTIMLGNNEVGTIQPIQEIGDLLTHHQAIFHTDAVQAYGIVPINVDTLGVDLLSVSSHKLNGPKGVGFLYERTGTPSAPLVYGGEQERKRRAGTENVPAIVAFSEAVKIAEQTNKENILKYNAFENRLTTILAEQAIQFSVNAVESERLPHITNISFPGTDIESLLVNLDMAGVCVSSGSACTAGSLDPSHVLTAMYGKGAPELRNSVRFSYGYGLTIEQIEAAAYKTAEIVTRLVK is encoded by the coding sequence ATGAAAACGATCTATCTAGACCATGCGGCAACGACACCTGTTCATCCGCTTGTCACTGAGAAATATACAGAGTTATTGAATGCAGTGTTTGGGAATCCGTCTAGTATTCACCGATACGGTAGGGAAGCGAGAAAATGGTTAGCCGATGCAAGGAAAATCATGGCACAATCTATTCATGCAAAACCAGCCGAAATCATTTTCACTTCAGGTGGGACAGAAGCTGATAATATGGCAATACTTGGTGCAGTGAACGCGATGAAAGCAAAGGGCAATCATATTATTACGACAAATATTGAGCATCACGCGGTGTTAAATACGTGTAAACAACTCCAAATAGACGGTTTTGACGTGACTTTTTTAGAGGCGGACGCAAACGGCCAAATTCATGTAGAACAAGTTGCCGAAGCATTGACGGATGAAACGATCCTTGTCACGATTATGTTGGGGAATAATGAGGTTGGTACAATCCAACCGATTCAGGAAATTGGTGACCTGTTAACACATCATCAAGCGATATTTCATACGGACGCGGTACAAGCTTATGGGATTGTGCCAATAAACGTTGATACGCTAGGGGTTGACTTACTTTCCGTCTCTTCACATAAATTAAATGGTCCAAAAGGGGTCGGCTTTTTGTATGAACGAACCGGCACGCCTTCAGCACCCCTCGTTTACGGTGGCGAACAAGAGAGAAAACGCCGGGCAGGTACAGAAAATGTGCCAGCAATCGTTGCTTTTTCAGAAGCGGTAAAAATTGCAGAACAAACAAATAAAGAAAATATATTGAAATATAATGCGTTCGAAAACAGGTTGACGACAATTTTAGCGGAACAAGCGATTCAGTTTTCGGTGAATGCCGTGGAATCAGAGCGTCTACCACATATTACAAATATTAGTTTTCCAGGCACAGATATTGAGTCACTTCTCGTTAACTTAGATATGGCAGGCGTTTGTGTGTCGAGTGGTTCAGCTTGTACAGCAGGTTCTCTTGACCCATCCCACGTGTTAACAGCCATGTATGGCAAAGGTGCGCCGGAACTTCGAAATTCTGTCCGCTTTAGCTATGGATACGGGTTAACGATTGAACAGATCGAAGCGGCTGCCTATAAAACAGCAGAAATTGTAACAAGGTTAGTAAAATGA
- the cymR gene encoding cysteine metabolism transcriptional regulator CymR encodes MKISTKGRYGLTVVVVLGAKYGEGPVPLRQIAEEQSLSEAYLEQLIPPLRNHGIVKSVRGAYGGYMLAKPPEEITSGDVIRVLEGPIQPIEGLEDTDIPQYKLWKSIADAVREVLDTTTIADLVKSNKESTIDSYMFYI; translated from the coding sequence ATGAAGATTTCAACAAAAGGACGATATGGCCTTACAGTAGTTGTTGTACTAGGCGCTAAGTACGGAGAAGGGCCGGTTCCACTGCGTCAGATTGCAGAGGAACAATCATTATCCGAAGCCTATTTAGAGCAGTTAATTCCACCATTACGCAATCACGGCATTGTGAAAAGCGTGCGCGGGGCTTACGGGGGATATATGCTCGCAAAACCGCCTGAAGAAATTACTTCAGGAGATGTGATTCGTGTATTAGAAGGGCCAATTCAACCAATTGAAGGGCTTGAGGATACGGACATTCCACAATATAAACTATGGAAAAGTATTGCGGATGCTGTTAGAGAAGTACTCGATACAACAACAATAGCGGATCTTGTAAAGTCAAATAAAGAATCCACTATTGACAGTTATATGTTCTATATTTAA
- a CDS encoding replication-associated recombination protein A, protein MHNEPLAYRMRPQNIDEIAGQEEIIGKNTALYHLIKKGHVPSMLLYGEPGIGKTSLAHAIAGTSDLPFISLNATVSGKKEVEDVVAEARVTGKVLLFLDEIHRFNKLQQDTLLPHVEKGSIVLIGATTENPFHDVNPAIRSRCGEIKQLKRLEASDLLGVLHRALTDQERGLGKQSIRITEEQLFKIAEGVNGDARKALNVLESVVIASDEEDGETIVEDWLVENLIGRIGLFSDKKGSHFYNLLSALQKSIRGSDVNAAIYYLAHLLETGDLVAVNRRLLVIAYEDIGLAAPHIGAHVLAATEAAVRLGMPEARIPLANAVIEMCLASKSNSAYKAFDAAVHAINSGNTGDIPLHLRDTHYAGAAEFGHVGYQYPHNTPIGSFGGWIDQQYLPDKVEGTEFYKPVQAGDEVKLAAIFERIKEFRKKK, encoded by the coding sequence TTGCACAACGAACCATTAGCATATCGCATGCGTCCACAAAATATTGACGAGATTGCCGGTCAAGAAGAAATTATCGGCAAAAATACAGCACTTTATCACCTGATTAAAAAAGGACATGTTCCCTCTATGTTACTTTATGGGGAACCTGGGATTGGCAAGACTTCCCTAGCACACGCAATTGCAGGAACAAGCGATTTACCATTTATTTCATTAAACGCAACGGTATCAGGAAAAAAAGAAGTTGAAGATGTCGTTGCTGAAGCCCGTGTGACAGGGAAAGTTTTACTGTTTCTTGACGAGATTCATCGATTTAATAAGTTACAACAAGATACTTTATTACCACATGTTGAAAAAGGGTCAATCGTTCTTATCGGAGCTACGACGGAAAATCCGTTTCATGACGTTAACCCTGCTATCCGATCCCGGTGCGGGGAAATCAAACAACTGAAAAGATTAGAAGCGTCTGACTTACTCGGCGTATTACATAGAGCATTAACAGATCAGGAACGCGGCCTCGGAAAACAATCCATTCGCATTACGGAAGAACAACTTTTTAAAATAGCAGAAGGCGTAAATGGCGATGCACGAAAAGCCTTAAACGTTTTAGAATCCGTTGTCATCGCAAGTGATGAAGAAGATGGTGAAACGATTGTTGAAGATTGGCTAGTAGAAAACCTAATTGGTAGAATTGGATTATTTAGCGATAAAAAAGGTTCCCATTTTTACAATTTATTGTCCGCACTTCAAAAATCGATTCGTGGAAGTGATGTCAATGCAGCGATTTATTATTTAGCGCATTTATTAGAAACCGGCGATCTTGTTGCCGTGAATCGAAGGCTACTCGTGATTGCCTATGAAGATATTGGACTTGCAGCACCTCATATCGGCGCGCATGTTCTTGCTGCCACCGAAGCGGCAGTTCGTTTAGGCATGCCAGAAGCACGTATACCGCTTGCAAATGCAGTGATTGAAATGTGTCTCGCATCTAAGTCCAATTCGGCTTACAAAGCATTCGATGCAGCCGTTCATGCAATTAACAGCGGAAATACAGGTGACATTCCCCTTCATTTAAGGGATACACATTACGCGGGTGCGGCGGAATTCGGTCATGTCGGTTATCAGTATCCACATAATACGCCTATCGGGTCATTTGGCGGATGGATTGATCAGCAATATTTACCTGATAAAGTTGAAGGCACGGAATTTTATAAGCCTGTACAAGCAGGTGATGAAGTAAAATTGGCTGCGATTTTTGAACGGATTAAAGAATTTCGAAAAAAAAAGTAA
- a CDS encoding UDP-N-acetylmuramoyl-tripeptide--D-alanyl-D-alanine ligase, whose product MDSFRKEKINLKIFCKVINGTVVHGPKKLKIFHIVDRINHVKNPYTAIFLKNKRKIVRQDRFRSNIPCAIVFEKGQLIDEYLPNVTYIMVKDMENAYWNFVHHYRHMYDIPVFAITGTCGKTTVKEMITQILRSKYKVEATIKTRNGEHRSLRYLCGITEETDVAVFETPVDYPGLLESNCMYFQPTIGMITNIGVDHLQLCGTVENYIQAKGEILKGLGYKGTLILNADDERTKKISLAKYKGKLIYFGINAPADYRASDIRYGTDGMEFTLLHQHLKYQGFVPGYGEHQVYNALSAIAAVHQIGFGISEALELLKSFKKFPGQLETVTGYNGSLIIDDTWKSNPTSTDACLKVLKTIGEDKKKIAVIGSSSWLGEEESDIHKEIGKIIANHQIDTLFAYGTFANQIAAGAKGMKGEVFTCLTSNHLEKLLLPLLGQDTAVLLKTCMRDKSIKSLVSMLKGYPK is encoded by the coding sequence TTGGATTCATTTAGAAAAGAAAAGATAAATTTAAAGATATTTTGCAAAGTTATTAACGGAACAGTTGTTCATGGACCGAAAAAACTTAAAATATTCCATATCGTCGATCGCATAAACCATGTTAAAAATCCGTACACAGCTATATTTCTAAAAAACAAACGAAAAATAGTGAGACAGGATCGGTTTCGTTCTAATATTCCGTGCGCCATCGTCTTTGAAAAAGGCCAGTTGATTGATGAGTACTTACCTAATGTCACTTATATTATGGTAAAGGACATGGAAAATGCGTATTGGAATTTTGTCCACCATTATCGGCACATGTACGATATCCCCGTCTTTGCGATTACCGGCACTTGTGGAAAAACGACTGTGAAGGAAATGATTACCCAAATTTTAAGGAGTAAGTATAAGGTTGAAGCTACCATTAAAACTCGTAATGGAGAGCATAGAAGTTTACGTTATTTATGTGGCATTACAGAAGAAACAGATGTGGCTGTATTTGAAACGCCAGTCGACTATCCAGGGTTGCTTGAATCAAATTGTATGTACTTCCAGCCGACAATTGGGATGATAACCAATATCGGAGTGGATCACTTACAATTATGCGGAACGGTCGAGAACTATATTCAGGCAAAAGGGGAAATCCTCAAAGGGCTTGGGTACAAAGGGACGCTTATTTTGAATGCTGACGATGAAAGAACGAAGAAAATATCATTGGCTAAATATAAGGGTAAGCTGATATATTTTGGCATCAATGCACCAGCAGATTATCGAGCTTCCGATATCCGTTATGGTACTGATGGAATGGAATTCACCTTGCTTCATCAACATTTAAAGTACCAGGGCTTTGTGCCAGGATACGGAGAACATCAAGTCTATAACGCATTGAGCGCGATTGCAGCAGTTCATCAAATTGGGTTCGGTATTAGCGAAGCGCTCGAACTGTTAAAATCATTTAAAAAATTTCCTGGTCAATTGGAAACCGTTACCGGCTATAATGGTTCCTTGATTATTGATGATACGTGGAAGTCAAATCCCACATCCACAGATGCATGTTTAAAAGTGCTAAAAACAATTGGGGAAGATAAAAAGAAAATAGCTGTCATCGGCAGTAGTTCTTGGTTAGGCGAAGAAGAATCTGACATTCATAAGGAAATCGGTAAGATAATCGCTAACCATCAAATTGATACATTATTCGCTTATGGTACTTTTGCCAATCAAATAGCCGCAGGAGCAAAAGGAATGAAAGGCGAAGTTTTCACTTGTCTGACCTCTAATCATTTAGAAAAATTGCTCTTACCACTATTAGGCCAAGACACAGCCGTACTTTTGAAAACATGCATGCGGGACAAATCCATTAAATCGCTTGTGTCAATGTTAAAGGGCTACCCTAAATAA
- a CDS encoding ABC transporter ATP-binding protein — MALGNSLSVINATKYYKKFKAVDNVNLTVNKGEFITILGPSGSGKTSLLKLIAGFEELSGGSILLNNLDITKKKPFEREIGMLFQNYALFPHMNVFDNIAYPLRLRKFSKDAVRDKVQNILKLVHLEEYRSRYPEQLSGGQQQRVALARAIVFTPPLLLLDEPLGALDKNLRKQMQLEIMKIQAILGITTISVTHDQEEALSMSDRICVMNKGKIEQIDSPENLYNRPKNRFVAEFIGDINLIKGHVINVIDKIAKVKIKDDLVIDVKIENANTVLKGESMLIAIRPENVQIAQVQSQFDNTILAEVQNTIYVGDSVVVNTKTLTSEEIMVKIPVYMHEIISNGQIIRLGWNSKDASLVFDETPT; from the coding sequence ATGGCTTTAGGCAATAGCTTGTCGGTCATTAACGCGACAAAATATTATAAGAAGTTTAAAGCAGTTGATAATGTTAATTTAACGGTTAATAAAGGTGAATTTATTACTATTTTAGGACCTAGCGGTTCTGGAAAAACCTCCCTTCTCAAATTAATAGCAGGATTCGAAGAGTTGAGTGGCGGTTCAATATTATTGAACAATCTGGACATAACAAAGAAAAAGCCTTTCGAAAGAGAGATAGGGATGTTATTTCAAAACTACGCACTCTTTCCCCATATGAATGTCTTTGACAATATTGCTTATCCCCTTCGTCTTCGTAAATTTTCAAAGGATGCGGTTAGAGATAAAGTTCAAAACATTCTAAAACTAGTCCATTTGGAAGAATATAGGTCCAGATATCCCGAGCAGTTAAGCGGTGGACAACAACAACGGGTCGCCTTAGCTAGAGCGATTGTTTTTACTCCTCCTCTCCTTCTATTAGACGAACCTCTCGGCGCATTAGATAAAAACTTGCGCAAACAGATGCAGTTAGAAATCATGAAAATCCAAGCAATACTAGGCATCACAACCATCAGTGTAACTCATGACCAAGAAGAGGCTTTAAGCATGTCTGATCGTATTTGTGTGATGAATAAAGGAAAAATCGAACAGATAGATAGTCCGGAAAATTTATATAATCGACCTAAAAACCGATTTGTGGCAGAATTTATTGGAGATATTAACCTCATTAAAGGTCATGTTATAAATGTAATTGATAAAATCGCCAAGGTGAAAATTAAAGATGATTTGGTGATAGACGTTAAAATTGAAAACGCAAATACGGTATTGAAAGGTGAATCTATGTTAATTGCCATTCGTCCGGAAAACGTCCAAATTGCGCAAGTACAATCTCAGTTCGATAATACGATACTCGCCGAGGTGCAAAACACCATTTATGTCGGGGATTCAGTTGTCGTTAATACGAAAACCCTCACAAGTGAAGAAATAATGGTTAAAATCCCGGTATACATGCATGAAATTATCTCGAATGGCCAGATAATCCGATTAGGTTGGAATAGTAAAGATGCAAGTTTGGTTTTTGATGAAACTCCGACTTGA